A DNA window from Bradyrhizobium barranii subsp. barranii contains the following coding sequences:
- the phbB gene encoding acetoacetyl-CoA reductase, with product MARVALVTGGTRGIGAAISKALKAAGYKVAASYAGNDVAAEKFKAETGIAVYKWDVSNFDACAEGVKKVEAELGPVDVLVNNAGITRDTAFHKMTLEQWNAVINTNLGSLFNMTRQVIEGMRARKFGRVISISSINGQKGQFGQVNYSAAKAGDIGFTKALAIENAKGGITVNAIAPGYINTEMVQAVPKDVLEKNVIPQIPVNRLGEPEEIARAVVFLAADEAGFITGSTLTINGGQYHA from the coding sequence ATGGCACGTGTTGCACTGGTGACGGGTGGTACGCGGGGCATCGGAGCTGCGATCAGCAAGGCGCTGAAGGCGGCCGGCTACAAGGTCGCGGCAAGCTATGCCGGCAACGATGTGGCGGCGGAGAAGTTCAAGGCCGAGACCGGCATCGCCGTCTACAAATGGGACGTCAGCAATTTCGATGCTTGCGCCGAAGGGGTGAAGAAGGTCGAGGCCGAGCTCGGCCCCGTCGACGTGCTCGTCAACAATGCCGGCATCACCCGGGACACCGCCTTCCACAAGATGACGCTCGAGCAGTGGAACGCCGTGATCAACACCAATCTCGGCTCGCTGTTCAACATGACGCGCCAGGTCATCGAGGGCATGCGCGCGCGCAAGTTCGGCCGCGTCATCTCGATCTCGTCGATCAACGGCCAGAAGGGGCAATTCGGCCAGGTCAACTATTCCGCAGCAAAGGCCGGCGACATCGGCTTCACCAAGGCGCTCGCGATCGAGAACGCCAAGGGCGGCATCACCGTCAACGCGATCGCACCGGGCTACATCAACACCGAGATGGTGCAGGCGGTGCCGAAGGACGTGCTGGAAAAGAACGTGATCCCGCAGATCCCGGTCAATCGTCTCGGCGAACCGGAGGAGATCGCGCGCGCGGTGGTGTTCCTCGCCGCCGACGAGGCCGGCTTCATCACCGGCTCGACGCTGACCATCAATGGCGGCCAGTATCACGCCTGA
- the yddG gene encoding aromatic amino acid exporter YddG produces MTPRTATLIGLTAILMWSLLSVMTVATGKIPAFQLAAMTFAIGGLVGLLTWVGRGDAARSLRQPLVVWVVGVGGLFGYHALYFLALRFAPPAEAGLLNYMWPLLIVLFSSFLPGERLAVHHIIGAVLGLVGTVLLFAGSTSGFAPGQLPGLIAAFIAAFVWATYSVLSRRLKAVPTDAVAGFCLATAALAALMHGLLETTVWPETTLQWLSVAALGIGPVGAAFYAWDIGMKRGDIRVLGAASYATPLLSTGFLIAAGFAKASANIALAAILIAGGGLIAAKDMVLRKR; encoded by the coding sequence ATGACCCCGCGCACAGCCACACTGATCGGATTGACCGCGATCCTGATGTGGTCGCTGCTTTCCGTGATGACGGTGGCGACCGGAAAGATTCCGGCGTTCCAGCTCGCCGCCATGACGTTCGCGATCGGCGGTCTCGTCGGCCTCCTCACCTGGGTCGGCCGCGGCGACGCGGCGAGGAGCTTGCGTCAGCCGCTGGTCGTATGGGTCGTCGGCGTCGGTGGCCTGTTCGGCTATCACGCACTGTATTTCCTGGCGCTGCGCTTTGCGCCGCCGGCCGAAGCCGGCCTTTTGAATTACATGTGGCCGCTCCTGATCGTGCTGTTCTCGTCGTTCCTGCCGGGCGAGCGGCTTGCGGTGCATCACATCATTGGTGCCGTGCTCGGCCTCGTCGGCACCGTGCTGCTGTTCGCCGGGAGCACCTCCGGCTTCGCACCGGGCCAGCTGCCGGGATTGATCGCGGCGTTCATCGCAGCGTTCGTCTGGGCGACCTATTCGGTGCTGTCGCGGCGCTTGAAAGCGGTGCCGACCGATGCGGTCGCGGGCTTCTGCCTTGCCACCGCCGCGCTTGCCGCGCTGATGCATGGTCTGCTTGAAACCACGGTGTGGCCGGAGACGACGCTGCAATGGCTCTCCGTGGCCGCTCTCGGCATCGGCCCCGTCGGCGCCGCGTTCTACGCCTGGGACATCGGCATGAAGCGCGGCGACATCCGCGTGCTCGGGGCCGCATCCTATGCGACGCCGCTGCTCTCGACCGGATTCCTCATCGCCGCCGGTTTTGCAAAAGCCAGCGCCAACATCGCTCTCGCCGCGATTCTGATCGCCGGCGGCGGCCTGATCGCGGCGAAGGATATGGTGCTGCGGAAGCGGTGA
- a CDS encoding class I SAM-dependent methyltransferase produces MTIDVVDLREFYSRRLGIVARQMINRGIRERWPTAAGQRVLGIGYPTPYLGLFREDAERCIAFMPSAQGVLKWPTGRPALASLVDEFSLPLPDAAVDRILLIHALEMSDDPAALLREVWRVLSPSGRVIAVIPNRRGVWTRTDSTPFGHGRPYSRSQITDLLRQTWFTPTAWGEALFMPPYAGGWVLKSAQVWERAGAALSLPFAGVHIVEATKQVYRAIPAKRERARLIPSLKPVLVPSSTVTRT; encoded by the coding sequence ATGACCATTGATGTCGTCGACCTCCGCGAGTTCTACTCCCGTCGCCTCGGGATTGTGGCGCGGCAAATGATCAATCGCGGCATCAGGGAGCGCTGGCCGACCGCCGCGGGCCAGCGTGTGCTCGGCATCGGCTATCCCACCCCTTATCTCGGCCTGTTCCGCGAGGACGCGGAGCGCTGCATCGCCTTCATGCCGTCGGCGCAGGGCGTCTTGAAATGGCCGACGGGCCGGCCGGCGCTGGCCTCGCTGGTCGATGAATTCTCGCTGCCGCTTCCTGACGCCGCGGTCGACCGGATCCTGCTAATTCATGCGCTGGAGATGTCGGATGATCCGGCCGCGCTCTTGCGCGAGGTGTGGCGGGTGCTGTCGCCCTCCGGCCGCGTGATCGCGGTGATCCCGAACCGGCGCGGGGTATGGACCCGCACCGACAGCACGCCGTTCGGTCACGGCCGGCCCTATTCGCGCTCGCAGATCACCGACCTGTTGCGCCAGACCTGGTTCACGCCGACCGCCTGGGGCGAGGCGCTGTTCATGCCGCCCTATGCCGGCGGCTGGGTGCTGAAATCGGCGCAGGTGTGGGAGCGTGCGGGCGCGGCGCTGTCGTTGCCCTTTGCCGGCGTGCACATTGTCGAGGCGACCAAGCAGGTCTATCGCGCGATCCCCGCCAAGCGCGAGCGCGCGCGGCTGATTCCCTCGTTGAAGCCGGTGCTGGTGCCGTCCTCGACGGTGACGCGCACTTGA
- the gloB gene encoding hydroxyacylglutathione hydrolase: MAAEIRTFTCLNDNFGYLIHDVETKATASIDAPEAGPILKALEREGWQLTDILITHHHGDHVGGVAELKQKYNCRVVAPHDKTTKIANVDLRVANADIVKVGSLLGRVLETPGHTLDHISYVFDNEKTLFAADTLFSIGCGRVFEGDYPMMWDSLLKLRALPDDFKLYCGHEYTASNVKFALTIDPDNVALQARAAEVAKLRAENRPTIPSLLGDEKRANVFLRADEPSVATRLHMKGADAAAVFGELRERKNKS; encoded by the coding sequence ATGGCCGCCGAAATTCGTACTTTCACCTGTTTAAACGACAATTTCGGTTATCTGATCCACGATGTGGAAACCAAGGCGACGGCGTCGATCGACGCGCCGGAGGCCGGCCCCATCCTGAAGGCGCTTGAGCGCGAGGGCTGGCAGCTCACCGACATCCTGATCACCCATCATCATGGCGATCATGTCGGCGGGGTCGCAGAACTCAAGCAGAAATACAATTGCCGCGTCGTCGCGCCGCATGACAAGACGACGAAGATCGCCAACGTCGACCTGCGCGTCGCCAATGCCGACATCGTCAAGGTCGGCAGCTTGCTGGGGCGCGTGCTGGAGACGCCCGGCCACACGCTCGACCACATCTCCTACGTGTTCGACAATGAGAAGACGCTGTTCGCGGCCGACACGCTGTTCTCGATCGGCTGCGGCCGCGTGTTCGAAGGCGACTACCCGATGATGTGGGACTCGCTTCTGAAGCTGCGGGCGCTGCCTGACGACTTCAAGCTCTACTGCGGGCACGAATACACCGCGTCCAACGTCAAGTTCGCGCTCACCATCGACCCCGACAATGTGGCGCTCCAGGCACGCGCGGCGGAAGTGGCAAAGCTGCGGGCCGAGAATAGGCCAACCATTCCATCACTGCTTGGTGACGAGAAGCGAGCAAACGTGTTCCTGCGTGCTGATGAACCGTCGGTCGCAACCAGGCTACACATGAAGGGCGCGGACGCCGCCGCGGTGTTTGGCGAACTGCGCGAGCGCAAGAACAAATCCTGA
- the phaR gene encoding polyhydroxyalkanoate synthesis repressor PhaR: protein MAKSDQPTTIKKYANRRLYNTGTSTYVTLEDLAAMVKDGEDFLVYDAKTGDDITRSVLAQIIFEQENKAGQNLLPTTFLRQLIRFYGDSMQMVVPKYLEQSIATLTQEQEKFRKQIANSLSGTPFAPLEEQVRRNMELFQQTFSMFKPFAPNAGRPATSPEPEADASAAAPTDTSNIDDLRQQMKDMQERLERMSKKDE from the coding sequence ATGGCGAAATCAGACCAACCCACCACCATCAAGAAATACGCGAACCGCCGGCTCTATAACACCGGAACGAGCACCTACGTGACGCTCGAAGACCTCGCCGCCATGGTCAAGGACGGAGAGGATTTCCTGGTCTACGACGCCAAGACCGGCGACGACATCACCCGCTCCGTGCTCGCCCAGATCATCTTCGAGCAGGAGAACAAGGCCGGCCAGAACCTGCTGCCGACCACCTTCCTGCGCCAGCTCATCCGCTTCTACGGCGACAGCATGCAGATGGTGGTGCCGAAATATCTGGAGCAGTCGATCGCGACGCTGACCCAGGAGCAGGAGAAGTTCCGCAAGCAGATCGCCAACTCGCTCTCCGGCACTCCTTTTGCTCCGTTGGAAGAACAGGTCCGCCGCAACATGGAGCTGTTCCAGCAGACCTTCTCGATGTTCAAGCCGTTTGCCCCCAACGCGGGCCGTCCGGCGACCAGCCCCGAGCCGGAGGCCGACGCAAGCGCTGCGGCGCCGACGGACACCAGCAACATCGACGACCTTCGTCAGCAGATGAAGGACATGCAGGAACGCCTCGAGCGGATGTCGAAGAAGGACGAGTAG
- a CDS encoding acetyl-CoA C-acetyltransferase has product MSDDVVIVSAARTPVGSFNGAFATLPAHDLGAIAIKAALERGGIEPGRVSEVIMGQILTAAQGQNPARQASIAAGIPVESPAWGVNQLCGSGLRTVALGYQALLNGDSEIVVAGGQESMSMAPHAQYLRGGVKMGPVEFVDTMIKDGLWDAFNGYHMGNTAENVARQWQITRAQQDEFAVHSQQKAEAAQKAGKFNDEIVPVTIKTRKGDIVVSADEYPRHGATLDGMAKLKPAFEKEGTVTAGSASGINDGAAAVVLMTAKQAAKEGKKPLARIVSWAQAGVDPKIMGSGPIPASRAALKKAGWSVGDLDLIEANEAFAAQACAVNKDLGWDTSKVNVNGGAIAIGHPVGASGARVLVTLLHEMQKRDSKKGLATLCIGGGMGIAMCLARD; this is encoded by the coding sequence ATGTCAGACGATGTCGTCATCGTCAGCGCCGCCCGCACCCCGGTCGGAAGCTTCAACGGAGCGTTCGCGACCCTTCCCGCCCATGACCTCGGCGCCATCGCCATCAAGGCCGCGCTGGAGCGTGGTGGCATCGAGCCCGGCCGGGTCTCCGAAGTCATCATGGGGCAGATCCTGACCGCGGCTCAGGGCCAGAACCCGGCCCGCCAGGCCTCGATTGCCGCCGGCATCCCGGTGGAGAGCCCGGCCTGGGGCGTCAACCAGCTTTGCGGCTCGGGCCTGCGCACCGTCGCGTTGGGCTACCAGGCGCTGCTCAACGGCGATTCCGAGATCGTGGTCGCCGGCGGCCAGGAATCCATGAGCATGGCTCCGCACGCCCAGTATCTGCGCGGCGGCGTCAAGATGGGCCCGGTCGAGTTCGTCGACACCATGATCAAGGACGGCCTGTGGGATGCCTTCAACGGCTATCACATGGGGAACACGGCCGAGAACGTCGCGCGCCAGTGGCAGATTACCCGAGCCCAGCAGGACGAGTTCGCGGTCCACTCGCAGCAGAAGGCCGAGGCGGCGCAGAAGGCCGGCAAGTTCAACGACGAGATCGTTCCCGTCACCATCAAGACCCGCAAGGGCGACATCGTCGTCAGCGCCGACGAATATCCGCGTCATGGCGCAACGCTCGACGGGATGGCGAAGCTCAAGCCCGCCTTCGAGAAGGAAGGCACGGTCACCGCGGGTTCGGCCTCCGGCATCAACGACGGCGCCGCTGCCGTTGTGCTGATGACGGCGAAGCAGGCCGCCAAGGAAGGCAAGAAGCCGCTTGCGCGCATCGTGTCCTGGGCGCAAGCCGGCGTCGATCCGAAGATCATGGGCTCGGGCCCGATCCCGGCCTCGCGCGCCGCGCTGAAGAAGGCCGGCTGGAGCGTCGGCGATCTCGACCTGATCGAGGCCAACGAGGCCTTCGCGGCGCAGGCCTGCGCCGTCAACAAGGATCTCGGCTGGGACACCTCGAAGGTCAACGTCAACGGCGGTGCGATCGCGATCGGCCATCCGGTCGGCGCTTCCGGCGCACGCGTGCTGGTGACGCTGCTGCACGAAATGCAGAAGCGCGATTCGAAGAAGGGCCTCGCCACGCTGTGCATCGGCGGCGGCATGGGTATCGCGATGTGCCTGGCGCGCGACTGA
- a CDS encoding cupin domain-containing protein: MPTAAEIIARLELRPHPEGGHYRETFRDQTTDTNGRSRSTLIYFLLARGERSHWHRIDAVEIWHYYAGSPLTLRIAHEGCSQHEVRLGTDLVSGERPQGIVPANAWQMAESMGEWTLVGCSVAPAFEFAKFELAPKGWEP, encoded by the coding sequence ATGCCGACCGCAGCCGAGATCATCGCACGCCTCGAACTCCGACCGCATCCCGAAGGCGGTCACTACCGCGAGACGTTTCGTGACCAGACCACTGATACCAACGGCCGGTCGCGCTCGACCCTCATTTATTTCCTGCTCGCGCGCGGCGAACGCTCGCACTGGCATCGCATCGACGCCGTGGAGATCTGGCACTACTACGCCGGCAGCCCGCTGACGCTGCGCATCGCGCATGAAGGCTGCTCGCAACACGAGGTGCGGCTCGGCACGGATCTTGTGAGCGGCGAACGGCCGCAGGGAATCGTGCCGGCGAATGCCTGGCAGATGGCGGAGAGCATGGGAGAGTGGACGCTGGTCGGCTGCAGCGTGGCGCCCGCATTCGAGTTCGCAAAATTCGAGCTCGCGCCGAAGGGCTGGGAGCCGTAA